Within the Ensifer canadensis genome, the region CTGAAATCCGAGCAGTTCGATTCCCATTCTCGTCGTCACTTTCAATACCTATGGCCATAAGGCCCAAACATCAGGCGGATGCAGCGGTTTTCAGGGCGCAAGAAAGGCGCCCGAGAGTTTCGGCCCAAAGGCCGGAACTCTGCGTTTCGAACAGACAGCGCGTGATCGAATCGCATGCATCCCCAATTCCGAGCTTGAAAATAGTGGTTCTGAGGCACCATTCCAAATCACTGTTCGTTTCGTTTTGTTACGCATCTGTAACACGCCGTTCGACGCCGGCAACCTATTGAAAGAATGCTAGAAATACAAAAATGCCCGGGCGGTAGCCCGGGCATTCGGCAAGGTGAAGGAACGGGCCTTCAAATCAGTTCGATTGACGGCGCAGGAACGCCGGGATCTCGAGCTGATCATCTTCGTGCGAGCGCGCCTGCGGTGCGGCGCGACCGTGATCGTCAAGCTGGCCGCGACGCGGCGCATAGAGGCTGGCCTCCGGCGAAAGCGGACGGCGCTGCTGGGAAGCCGCACTCGGCGCACCGGCCGTCATGTCGGCGTTGACGCTGGGGCTTTCCCTTTCGCGCAGGCCGAGCGAGCTGGTGATGCGGTTGAGAAGACCCATCGGGCCGCGCTCTTCCTGCAACTGCGGCGCCGGCTGGGCGCGCTGGTCCATCTCGGCCTTTACGACGGGCGGGAAGTCCTCGACCTTCGGCATGCGAACCGGCTCGGCCTGCTGGCGCACCACCGGAGCGATCGGCTCCTGGCGCTGAACCGGCTGCGGCTGGACCTGTGCGTGAACCGGCATTTCGACCGGACGCTGAACTGGAGCCGGCTGGCGCATGACCGGAGCGGCTTCTACCGGTGCGGCACCGGCAAAGAGCTTGCTCTGGGGACGAAAGTCGTCGTGAGCCTGCTGCATCGGAGCCGGAGCCTGGGTGGCGGCGCGGGTTGCGATGTCGAGTTCGCGTTCCATTTCCGCTTCGCGGATCGCAAGCGCGATCTGGTCGACGGAGTTCTGCTGCTGCACCGGCTGGGCGACCGGCTGCTGGACCGGAGCGGGCTGGTGCTGGGCAACCGCCGGCTGCTGTGCCGGAATGGCTGCGGACGGACGGATGATCGGCTTCTGCGCTGCTACCGAACGAAAGTCGGCCGAACGACCGGCTACCTCCGCGGCCGTGCGATCGATACCGGTGGCAACGACCGATACGCGGATCAGGCCTTCAAGTTCTTCGTCGAACGTGGCGCCGAGGATGATGTTGGCGTCCGGATCGACTTCTTCGCGGATGCGGGTCGCAGCTTCGTCGAGTTCGAACAGGGTCAGGTCGCGACCACCGGTGATCGAGATCAAGAGGCCCTGTGCGCCCTTCATCGAGGTTTCGTCGAGCAGCGGGTTGGCGATCGCAGCTTCGGCAGCGGCCATTGCGCGGCCCTCGCCCGAGGCTTCGCCGGTGCCCATCATGGCGCGACCCATTTCGCGCATCACCGAGCGGACGTCGGCGAAGTCGAGGTTGATGAGGCCTTCCTTGACCATGAGGTCGGTGATGCAGGCAACACCCGAATAGAGGACCTGGTCGGCCATCGCGAACGCATCGGCAAACGTCGTGCGGTCATTGGCGATGCGGAAGAGGTTCTGGTTCGGGATGACGATCAGGGTGTCGACCGACTTCTGCAGTTCGGCGATGCCCTGGTCGGCGAGCCGCATGCGGCGCTGGCCTTCGAAATGGAAAGGCTTGGTGACGACGCCGACAGTCAGGATGCCCTTGTTGCGGGCGGCCTGCGCGACGATCGGGGCTGCACCGGTGCCGGTGCCGCCGCCCATGCCGGCGGTGACGAAGCACATGTGGGTGCCATGCAGGTGATCGATGATCTCATCAATGCACTCTTCAGCAGCCGCGCGGCCGACTTCCGGCTGCGAGCCGGCGCCCAGACCCTCGGTCACGGCGACACCCATCTGGATGACCCGTTCTGCCTTGGTCATGGTCAGCGCCTGCGCGTCGGTGTTGGCAACGACGAAGTCGACGCCTTCAAGACCCGCTGTGATCATGTTGTTGACGGCATTGCCGCCGCCGCCGCCAACACCAAAGACGGTGATGCGGGGCTTCAGCTCCGTGATATCCGGCTTCTGCAAGTTGATAGTCATAGTACCCGTTCCTTCTGTTTTCTGGCCGCCTTGCCGAGCCGACCAAATCCTTGAAATTCCAACTTTGTCTTCGTCCGGCATCGTCCCTGTTCGGTGCCGGCCGTACTCCGCGCATAACCCCGAAAATCGTCTGCGATTTTCGGAAAGGCTTATGCACGTCACAAACCTTAGAGCGCGCTTTGCACGTCCATCCGGACGCGCGGCGCTCTAAAAACTTTCCTTCAGCCACTGGCCCATGCGGGCGATGCGGCCGTTGCCGTTGCCGATCGACGAGAACATGCCGCCCTGGGCCGCATGCGTTTCGAGGTCGGCGACCTGCGGATAGATCATCAGACCGACGGCCGTGGAGAACGCCGGTCCCTTGGCAGCAGCCGGCAGCCCGGAAACTCCGAGCGGACGGCCGATACGAACATTGCGCGCCAGGATGCGGCGTGCCGCTTCCGGCAGGCCGGTCAACTGGCTGGCGCCACCCGTCAGCACGATGCGCTTGCCGACGATCGGGCTGAAGCCCGAGCGCTGGATGCGGTCGCGGATGAGCTCCAGCGTTTCCTCGATGCGGGCGCGTACGATCCGCGACACCAGAGCGCGCGGCACGTGGGTCGGCTGGTCGCGGTCGTCCTCGCCGATCGGCGGGACCGAGACGATGTCGCGCTCGTCGGCGCTGTTGGGCAGGGCCGAGCCGTGCACGACCTTCAGCCGTTCGGCGTCTTCGATGCGGGTCGAAAGACCGCGCGCCAGGTCCGTCGTCACATGGTGGCCGCCGAGGCTGACCGCGTCGGCGTGAACCAGCTTGCCCTCGGCAAAGACCGAGATCGTCGTCGTGCCGCCACCCATGTCGATCGCGGCGCAGCCGAGTTCGACTTCGTCATCGACAAGAGCCGCCAGACCGCTGGCATAGGGCGTCGCAACGATGCCCTCGACCGAGAGATGCGCTCGGTTGACGCAAAGTTCGAGATTCTTCAGCGCCGCCCGCTCCGCGGTCAGCACGTGCATGTCGACGCCGAGCACGTCGCCGAACATGGCGAGCGGATCGCGGATGCCGCGCTCGCCGTCGAGCGAGAAGCCAGTCGGCAGCGAATGCAGGATGGCGCGGTCGGAACGCAGCGATTGCTGGCCGGCGGCCGACAGCACTCTCTTCAGGTCGCTGGCATCGACTTCCTGGCCACCGAGGTCGATGGTCGCGGTATAGACGTCGCTCTGCAGGCGGCCTGCGGAAATGTTGACGATGAGGCTGTCGATGGTGAGGCCGGCCATGCGCTCGGCCGCATCGACGGCGAGCCGCACGACGCTTTCGACCGCATCGAGATCGGCGACGACGCCGTTCTTCACGCCGCGGGATTTCTGGTGGCCGATGCCGATGATCTCGACGCTATGCGTGCGGTTCGGCAGGATCTGGCTTTCGGCGCGCGGCGTCAGCCGGCCGATCATGCACACGATCTTCGTCGAGCCGATATCCAGCACCGAGACGACATGAGACCGCTTCGAAGAAAGCGGCTTCAGGCGCGGCAGGCCAAAGCTGGAGGAACCGAACAAACTCATATCCGCCCCTCTTTCTTTCTCTCCGTCTCCTGCGCCTTCAGCATCTTGTCCCTCGCCTTCAAGGCAACTTCGCGCCGGGTGACCGCATCCGGCGTCAATTGAACTGTGGTTCGATCTTCCAGCCGCAGATCGACTGCGGCGATGTCGCGCTCGAGCAGCTGGTGCTCGCTTTCCATCTCCGACAGAACCTTCATCGCACGGGCGACATCGTGTTCCGGCAGCTTGACGACGATGCCGTTGTCGAGGCGCAGATCCCAGCGACGGCCGGCGACGCGCACGAAGGCCCTCACCCGCGAGCGAATCTCCGGCCAGCGGGAAAACTCGTCGTAGAAATCGGCCGCTGCCGTCTCGGCGTCGCGGCCGACGAACAGCGGCAGGGCTGCAAACTTGTTGTCGCGCAGCGGCGCAATCGCGCTGCCGCTGCGCTCGATCAGCGACAGGTCGGAGCCGTGCTGCCAGATGCCAAAGGCCTTGCGCTCGGTGAGCGTGACTTCGATCGTGCTCGGATAGACCTTGCGAACCGTAACGCCCTGCACCCAGGGCAGTTCGGCGATCAGCTTGCGCGCTTCGATGATGTCGAGCGCCACCAGCGACGTCGTGCCGTCAAGGCCGAGCTGCTGCAGGATATCGATCTCGGAGGTCTGCTCGTTGCCGGAGACGCGCACGTCCTCGATGGCAAAGCCGGCCGCCGTCGTCGATGCCTGCGCGACGTTCTGTGTATGGCCGCCGAGCGACATGCCGTAAAAGCCGGTGGCGGCGAAAAACGCGACGGCAGCGATCGTGCCGGTATGGGCTGGAAAGCGGACGCGGCCGCTGCCGAGGCTGACCAGGAAGCGAACGGCCTTGCGAAGCGGCCGCGGCAGAACGCGTGCGCCATCCGCCTCGGCAGCAACTGCGCCCAGCGGGTCACGAACTCTCTTGCCCCTTTTGCCCCTTACCGCAAGCACGAAGCGTCCTCCACCATCCAAGTCAGAAACTCGCCAAAACCAAGGCCAGCATGCTGAGCCATCTCGGGCACCAGGGAGGTTGGGGTCATGCCGGGCTGGGTGTTGATTTCCAGCCAGATCAATTCGCCTTCACCGGAGGTACGGTCGTCGAAGCGAAAGTCGGATCGGCTGACGCCCCGGCAACCGATTGCCTGATGCGCCTTCAATGCGAGTGTTTGTATTTTTTGGTAAATATTTGGTGAAACCTGTGCCGGAATGACGTGTTGCGAGCCACCTTTTACGTATTTGGAATCATAATCGTAGAAGGCGTGGCCCTGCGGGATGATTTCGGTGACGCCAAGCGCCTTATCGCCCATGACGCCGCAGGTGAGTTCGCGGCCGGCGACATAACGTTCGACCATGATTCGGTCGCCATAACGCCACTCGCTCGAGGTAACGACCTGCGGCGGATGCGACTGATCTTCCTTGACGATGACGACGCCGAAGCTCGAGCCTTCGCTGACGGGCTTGACGACGTATGGCGGGCGCATCGGATGTTTCGGACCAAAGCCCCGGCGATCCATCACCAGCGCTTCGGCAACCGGAACACCGGCGGCGGCGGCCACGTGCTTGGCCTGCGCCTTGTCCATGGCGAGTGCGGAGGCCAGAACGCCAGAATGGGTGTAGGGAATTTCCAGATATTCAAGAATGCCCTGGATCGTGCCATCCTCGCCGAACGGACCGTGAAGGGCGTTGAAGGCGACGTCCGGGCGCAGCGCGGCCAGAACCGAAGCGACATCGCGCGCGACGTCTACACGCGTAACGCGGAAACCTTCCGCTTCCAGAGCATCGGCGCATGCAGCCCCGGACGACAGGCTCACCGGTCGCTCCGAAGAAAATCCGCCCATAAGGACAGCTACATGCTTGCCGTTCATTCATACCCCCGAAAATACGTCACTATCGCAACGCTTGCTTGCGCCTGGCTGAATCCGGCAACGCGAGTCACCGGTGGCCATCGGAGGCACTAGAACGGCATTATAGTTAATGAACCGTTTACTTTTATTAACCTTAGTCGGGAAACGATCGGCAGCCGTGCTCGAAAACGTTGCGATTACAACGCTTTCTGGCACGAAATCAGCGCGTTGGCGCGGCCTGTTTACACAAAACACAAACCGCTAAAAAATGAAGGCCCCGCACCAATTCGGTGCGAGGCCTTAACGATTGGCGGTATTTTCGGCTTAACGATCAGTCGTTTTTGCCGAAGCGATTAATCGTCTTCACCGACGATTTTCCAGACGATTCCCGCGATCGCGGCGCCGACGATCGGAGCCAGCCAGAAGAGCCAAAGCTGCGAAAGCGCCCAGTCTCCAACGAATAGCGCCTGCCCTGTGGAGCGGGCCGGATTGACCGATGTGTTGGTGACCGGGATCGACACCAGATGGATCAGCGTCAACGCCAGGCCGATGGCGATCGGCGCAAAGCCTGAGGGCACGCGGCCATGGGTGGCACCGAGAATGATGAACAGGAAGAAGAAGGTCATCACCACTTCCATCACCAGCGCGGCCGTCAGCGAATAGCCGCCGGGCGAATGTTCGCCATAGCCATTGGCGGCAAAGTCGCCGAGCTGGAAGTCCGCCTTGCCGCTGGCGACGACGTAGAGCACGGCTGCAGCGACGATCGCGCCCAGCACCTGGGCGATGATGTAGCCGATGAGGCTGGAGGCTGGGAACTTGCCGGCAACGGTCAGACCAACAGAAACGGCCGGGTTGAAATGGCCGCCGGAAATGCCGCCGACGGCATAGGCCATGGTGAGAACGGTGAGGCCGAAGGCGAAGGAAACGCCGAGCAGGCCGATCCCAACAGCCGGAAACGCAGCCGCCAGCACCGCACTGCCGCAGCCGCCGAAAACGAGCCAGAATGTACCGAGAAATTCCGCAGAAAGCTTCTTGAACATGCATTCGCTCCCGAAAACCGAAGCTGATCGCTTCAATCGCCCAGAGTTTGCCACATTTTGATTCCGGTCAACCCCGGTTGTGACAGGGATGTCATCGCCCGCAAAACACGAAACCGCACGCCGGGCCTTCACTTGTCTGCCTATTTTAGGAGCAGCCGTGCCTATGATTCGCGCGAGCCATGCACCCTCGGAATAATGCTGCGCCACCCCTCGGATTCGTTCGCATTTCTTACGAATTCAGGGTTTCAACATGCGGAAACTTGCGTTAAGACGCCCCGACCGCCTCCCAAGACGGCATGACATCCATATCAGGAACGACAACAATGACAGACGCGACAACCTCCCTGTCGCCGAAGGATAGCGCGTTGCAGACGCCGGCAGTGAACTCCCCTGCCCGGGTGCTGTTCGCCAGCCTCGTCGGCACCACCATCGAATTCTTCGACTTCTACGTTTACGCCACCGCAGCGGTGCTCGTATTCCCGCATCTCTTCTTTCCGACGTCCGACCCGACATCGGCCATGCTGCAATCCTTCGCCACCTTCTCCATCGCCTTCTTCGCCCGCCCGTTCGGCGCAGTGATCTTCGGCCATTTCGGCGACAAGGTCGGCCGCAAGGCGACGCTGGTCGCAGCGCTGATGACCATGGGCATTTCCACCGTCGTCATTGGCCTCTTGCCGACCTACGCGTCGATCGGCGTCGCGGCCCCGCTCTTGCTCGCCCTTTGCCGCTTCGGCCAGGGCCTCGGCCTCGGTGGCGAATGGGGCGGCGCCGTGCTGCTCGCAACCGAGAACGCGCCCGAGGGCAAGCGCACATGGTATGCCATGTTCCCGCAGCTCGGCGCCCCGATCGGCTTCATCCTGTCGGCCGGTACCTTCCTCATCCTCGGCGAAGTCATGACAGATGAGGCCTTCCTCGCCTGGGGATGGCGCGTGCCCTTCATTGCCAGCATCCTGCTGGTTATCGTCGGCCTCTATGTCCGCCTGAAGATCACCGAGACGCCGGAATTCCAGAAGGCGATCGACAAGCACGAGCGCGTCCAGGTTCCGATCGCGCAGATCTTCCGGTTCCACAAGCGCAGCCTCGTGCTCGGCACCTTCGTGGCGCTTGCCACCTTCGTCTTGTTCTACCTGATGACGGTGTTCTCTTTGTCCTGGGGCACGGCCAAGCTCGGCTATTCGCGTGAGCAGTTCCTCGTCGTGCAGATGACCGGTGTCGTCTTCTTCGGCCTGATGATCCCGGTCTCGGGCATCCTGTCGGACCGCTACGGCCGCCGCCTGGTGCTGATCATCACCACCATCGGCATCGGCGCCTTCGGCCTGGTCATGGCACCGCTCATGGCCGGCGGTCTCGGCGGCGCCTTCCTGTTCTCCATCCTCGGCCTCGGCCTGATGGGGCTCACCTATGGTCCGATTGGCGCAGCACTCGCCGCCCCCTTCCCGACCTCGGTGCGTTATACCGGCGCGTCGATGACCTTCAACCTCGCCGGCATCTTCGGCGCGTCGCTCGCGCCCTACATCGCCACCTGGCTTGCGACCAACTACAGCCTCGACCATGTCGGCTACTATCTGCTGGGGGCCGCTGCGATCACGCTCGTTTGCCTGGTGCTGTCGACGGAAGAAGAGGTTTCGGCCTGATTTCTGTTGCGCCTCGCCACACACGCGGCCTGTTCCACAAAAAACGAAAGAGCCGCAGCGACAACGCTGCGGCTCTTTCCGTGGGCCAGTTCTGGTAGCCAAGTCTCCGACCAGTTGCCTAGTCCGAACTTGCTCCGATGAAGATAGTTGCAGTTGCATCCGTTCTGAAGAGAAACGCGAAGTCCCAAAACACGGGATAGGCGGGATGCCCGTTGCTAAGCCAGAAGGTCTCGATTGTTGCTGATGTCTTGACCATCGTGTCGACCTGCGCCTTGAGCAGCTCAACTAAGGAAGTGAATTGTCCGGATTTAAGTGCTGTACTTGATGGACCAGCGCTAGAGTCACCAACATACAGCACGGCTTCCATAACCTCCGGCCACACCGACCCACTTTGTACTTCTTCTATTCCGCCCAACACAGCTCCTGTCCCCAACACCATCTGAACAATTGCAGTTGAATCTATCTGGCTCCCCAGTTGCACCTCGTACAACTTCAGAAAAACGGAATAATTTGTTGAACCAGCATTCAAAATGGCAGCGATTTTTCCCAGAGTTCCCTGATCCATTGTTAGTCCAGACGTTAGAGTATGCGGAAGTTAGCAGGTGCCAGCTTGGTTGCGGCACGTCATGACAAGTTGGCTTTAGCCCGCGACCCTCGTTGCCAGCAAGCTCTGATCTTGTCTCCCTGAATCCAATTTCCTGGATCCAGCCTCCGCGCAAAGATGCCGACCTGGACCCGTGGATGCGAGGATCAAGCCCAAGCATGACGGCGAGAGAAAGAGACTCCGGCTGAGGACGCCAGAAAAGCGAAAAGGGCCGCAGCGTTGCCGCTGCGGCCCTTCATAAAACTATTCCCATAAGCCTCAGGCGATGCCGCGGCCGAGGAATTCCTTGATCTCGTAGCCCGGCATGAAGGTACCGATGCGCTTGATTTCCCACTCCAGCCGAACACCGGAATGTTCGAGCACGCGGTTCCGCACGGTTTCGCCGAGATATTCGAGCTCGTAGCCCGTCGCCTGACCGGTGTTGATCATGAAGTTGCAATGCAGCGGCGACATCTGCGCGCTGCCAATCATCATGCCGCGGCAACCCGCTTCGTCGATCAGCTTCCAGGCCGAATGTCCCTCCGGGTTCTTGAAGGTCGATCCCCCCGTCTTTTCGCGAATCGGCTGCACGGTTTCGCGGTGCTGGCGCACGGCGTCCATGTCGGTGCGGATCTTGTTCTTGTCCTCGGGATAACCTTCGAAGATGGCGTGCGTGAAGATTAGGTCCTTAGCCGCCGCGGAATGGCGATAGCCATAGCCCATGTCGGCATTCGACAGCACATGCGTATTGCCCTGACGATCGACCGCGTGCACCTCGACGACGCGCTCGCGGGTCTCCGAGCCGTTGGCGCCGGCGTTCATGCGCAATGCGCCGCCGATCGCGCCAGGAATGCCGTAGTAGAAATAGAAGCCGCCGATGCCGTTATCGAGCGCCATCGCCGCAATGTTCTTGTCCGGGCAGATCGCGCCGGCCTTGATGCGGTTCTCGCCGACGAGTTCGAGATCGCCAAAACCCTTGGCCGAAAGCCGGATGACGACACCAGGAATGCCACCGTCACGAACCAAAAGGTTCGAGCCGACACCCATGACCATGACGGGTACATCAGCCGGAACCAGCTTCAGGAAGGTGATGAGATCGTCAGTGTCGTGCGGCTGGAACATCAGCTCGGCAAGACCGCCGGCGCGGAACCAGGTCACGCGATCCATCGGCGCATCGGGCGTGATGCGGCCGCGAACGGCGCTGACTCCGCTTCCGAGTGCTTCGAGTAGTTTCTGACCGTTGACCTGTTTCATGCTCAATTTCCTGAAATGTCTGCGAGTTCCCGTGGCAGGGCAGCGGCCCAGTAGGTGATGCTGCCAGCCCCCAAGAGAACCACAAAATCACCCGGCTGCGCAATCTTGCTGACAACCGGCGCGATTGTTTCGGGTCCGACCACATGCCGGGCGTCGCGATGACCGCCGGCCTTGATGCGGTTGACGAGCTCTTCGGCGTTGACGCCGTCGATCGCTTCCTCCCCGGCCGCATAGACAGGCGCGATCAGAACCGTGTCGGCGTCGTTGAAGCAGGCTGAAAAATCTTCGAACAGGCTCGCAAGGCGCGAGTAGCGGTGCGGCTGGTGCACGGCGATGATGCGGCCCTGGCATGCCTCGCGCGCCGCCTTGAGCACGGCCTTGATCTCGACCGGATGGTGGCCGTAGTCGTCATAGATGCGCACGCCGTTCCAGTCGCCGGTAAAGGTGAAGCGCCGCTTGACGCCGCCGAAGGAGGCAAGCCCCTTGGCGATCGCCTCGGGGCTGACGCCGAGGCGCTGGGCGACCGCGATCGCGGCCGTGGCGTTCGACACATTGTGGCGGCCGGGCATCGGCAGGCGCAGATCCTTCATCGAGATCACCTGGCCGGTGCGGCGACGGCGGATCTCGATATCGAAGACGGAAGTGGCACCGTCCATGCGGATGTTGAGGAAACGAACGTCGGCCTGCGGGTTTTCGCCGTAGGTGATGACCTTGCGGTCCTCGATCTTGCTGACCATGGTCTGCACTTCGGGGTGATCGAGGCAGAGCACGCCGAAACCGTAGAATGGCACGTTCTCGACGAACTGGCGGAACGCGGCGCGCACGGCGTCGAAATTGCCGTAGTGGTCGAGATGCTCAGGGTCGATGTTGGTGACGACGGCGACATCGGCAGGCAGCTTGAGGAAGGTCCCGTCGGACTCGTCGGCCTCGACCACCATCCACTTGCCCTCACCCATGCGGGCATTGGTGCCGTAGGCATTGATGATGCCGCCGTTGATGACGGTCGGGTCGAGCCCACCGGCATCGAGAAGGGCAGCAACCATCGAGGTCGTCGTCGTCTTGCCGTGGGTGCCGCCGATGGCGATCGCATTGCGGAAGCGCATCAGCTCGGCCAGCATCTCGGCGCGGCGCACGACCGGCAGCAGTTTTTCACGGGCGGCGATCAGTTCGGGATTGTCCTTCTTGATCGCGGTCGACACGACGACCACTTCGGCATCGCCGATGTTCTCGGCCTTGTGGCCGACGTAGACCTCGATGCCCTTTTCGCGCAGCCGCTGGACATTGGCGCTATCAGACTGATCGGAGCCCTGCACCCGGTGACCGAGATTGTGCAGCACCTCGGCAATACCGCTCATGCCGATACCGCCGATACCGATAAAATGAACCAGACCGATCGTCTTCGGCATTTTCATGAGCGCTTTTCCTTGAATGTCTCGACTGTCAAACCGCTGGCAATAGCCTCTACCATCGATGCAAGCAAGCGCGCGGCGTCCGGCTTTCCGGTTTCGCGCGCATTGGCGGCCATCTGCGCCAGCGATTGTGGATTGGCCATGGCCTCAGCAAGAATGCCGGCAAGGCGCTCGGCGGTCAGCTCCGCCTGGGCGATCACCTTTGCGCCGCCCTTGGCGGCAATCGCCGCGGCATTGGCCGCCTGATCGTGATCGAGCGCATAAGGATAGGGAACGAGGATCGCCGGCCGGCCGATGACCGCAAGCTCGGAAACCGTCGAGGCGCCCGAGCGGCAGATGACCAGCTGGGCGCCGGCGATGCGCTCGGCCATATCGGTGAAGAACGGCGAGACCTCGGCGGGAACGCCGAGCTTCTCATAGGTGGCGATGACGCCGTCGCGATCTTCCGGACGCGCCTGCTGCGTCACCGTCAGCCGCTGGCGAAGTGCGTCGTCGAGACGGCAGATCGCCTGGGGGATCGCCTTCGAGAAATATTGCGCGCCCTGGCTACCGCCGAAGACGACGAGATGGAACGGCGCTTCGCCCGCCGCCGCGACATAAGGCACCTTGGCAGCATCGAGCACGGCCGGACGCACCGGGTTGCCCGTCGTCACCGTCTTGGCGGCAAAGGTACCGGTGCCCTCGGGCAG harbors:
- the murG gene encoding undecaprenyldiphospho-muramoylpentapeptide beta-N-acetylglucosaminyltransferase, whose amino-acid sequence is MTKGIILLAAGGTGGHLFPAEALAHELKANGYSVHLVTDSRAERFAGKFPADEVHVVPSATIGSKNPIHVVRSLWTLWTGMRAARQLIARLRPKAVVGFGGYPTVPPLLAATGMGVPSMIHEQNAVMGRANKALASRVKAIAGGFLPEGTGTFAAKTVTTGNPVRPAVLDAAKVPYVAAAGEAPFHLVVFGGSQGAQYFSKAIPQAICRLDDALRQRLTVTQQARPEDRDGVIATYEKLGVPAEVSPFFTDMAERIAGAQLVICRSGASTVSELAVIGRPAILVPYPYALDHDQAANAAAIAAKGGAKVIAQAELTAERLAGILAEAMANPQSLAQMAANARETGKPDAARLLASMVEAIASGLTVETFKEKRS